Below is a window of Enterococcus gilvus ATCC BAA-350 DNA.
GTTGATTTAGATGGCAGTGGAAAAGAAAATGATATTTGTGCATGTCCTTATTGGGAAGAGCATGGCTATTGCAAGCACACGGTAGCTGTGGAATTGTATTTGCGGGAAAAAGGATTGTCACGAGTAATCAAACCTGAAAGTGTACTACCTAAAAAAATGGAGAGCAGTGTTTCTTTTGCGGATCTCCTAAATCAAGGGTTTTCCCGATTAGAGAAGGAAGCAGAACCTTTGCGTTCATTATTTGTGGAATTCGTGGTAGAAGCAATCCCGACAAATCCGTACCACCCTGAATTGGATGTTTTAGCAGTTTCACTAAGAATTGGAAGTAATTTGAATAAACGGAGCTACATCGTTAAGAATTTATATGAGTTTCTTCATGCGTACCAAACGGATTCCGTATACACCGTAAATAAACAGTACCGTTTCCAAATCGAAGCGGGCGCTTTTGATCCAAAATGTCGAGATTTGATTGAAGATTTAGTAGGCATCAGCGAAACGTATCAATTGCTAGGTAAAGCAGGTCTACAAGTCAAAGGTAAATTAGACAAGCGTTATCTATTATTGCCTGTTCATCGGATGCAGGAATTGTTGAAGGAAATGGAAGTCACGGGAAATTTAACTATCAATCTGGGGGATAAGACCTATTCTGAAGTTCATGAAGGGCAAGAATTACCCTTAACGTTTACGTTAGAGAAGCGTGGGGAAAATGACTTCGGTTTGACTGTTGAGGATGGTTTTACAAATTATTACAGCAACTATTTCTTGGGATTTGTCGAGAATTCTTATTATTTGATGACTCATGAGCAGCAGGATACCTACATCACATTGAAGCAATTGATGAAACGCTTGAAAGAGCCTGTTATTGGATACGAGCAACGTCAGCTTTCACAATTATTTACGGATGTCTTTCCGTATTTGCGTAAAATTGGGCGCGTGATTGTTTTGGATGAGGTTGCTGAAATCATGAAAGAGGAACCTTTGCGCGCGGTAGTAATTTTTCGGAAAATTAAAGGGATGATTAAGACAGAGGTAGAATTCCATTACGGGAACGCTTATTTTTCAACGAATGAGACCCATCAGCCCAAGCTTCCTAATAATGTCGAGATCTTGAGAGACCGGAAAAAGGAAAAGCAACTATTGGATCTCTTCGATACTTATCGCTATCAAAAAATCGATACCGGGTTTGAAAAAAAATTGCCGGTGAAAGACAATCTTTATTACTTTTTCAAGGTTGAAGTAGAAGAATTTAGAAAATACGCTGAAGTACGAATGGGGAAAAAACTTCGTCAATTGTTCTTAGACGGAGAAGAATACCAGCCAACGATCGAGGTCGATCAAGCCGGGTCTTGGTTAGATATCAAATTTGATGTCACAGGTATTAAAGACAATGAGATAGATCATGTATTGAATAGTTTACTGAGAAAAGATCGTTTTTATACATTAGACAATGGCGAAGTATTATCTTTTGACTCAGAGGCATTTCAACAGACTAGTGAGATGATCGGCCAGCTGCGTGATAAAATTAGTGCGAAAGATGGGCTGATTCGTTTGCCTAAAAGCCAAGGAATCATGCTGGAGCAGCGCTTAAAAGACAATCCGCAAGCGCAATTCAGTGAAAGCTTTACTGCGATGGTACAAGACTTGACGCATCCAGAAGAGTATCAAGTGGCGATGCCGGATAATCTGCAAGCCACGTTGCGTCCGTATCAAGAATCGGGTTTCCGTTGGCTGAAAATGCTGAGTGATTATGGGTTTGGAGGGATTTTAGCAGATGAAATGGGACTTGGGAAAACGATCCAAGTTATTACGTTCCTCTTAGCAGAAAAAGAACAGCATCCGATCAAAGCGGTGATCGTGACTCCAGCAAGCTTGGTTTATAACTGGCAGGCAGAAATTAGAAAATTTGCTCCTACGCTGGACTCTATCGTAGTTTCCGGTAATCGAGGAGAACGTGAGCAATTGCTTGGAGAAGCAAAGGAGATCGTCATTACTTCTTACGCAAGTTTGCGTCAGGATATCGACCTTCACGAAAAGAATGGGTATCAATACATGATTCTTGATGAGGCGCAAATGGTGAAAAACGCTTCGACTAAAACCTCGAGCGCACTACGGAATTTGTCGATTCCACATCAGTTTGCCTTGAGTGGGACACCAATCGAAAACAATCTGGAAGAGCTGTGGTCATTATTTCAAACAGTCATGCCTGGATTCTTTCCACCTATTGGACGCTTCCGACAAATGGCTGTTCCAGAAATTGCAAAGATGATCAAGCCATTCGTGCTCCGTCGTGATAAGGACACTGTGTTGCAGGAGTTGCCAGAACGAATCGAATCCAATGTCTTAAGCAGCCTGACAGAGGAGCAAAAGACCGTTTATCTGGCGTACTTAAAACGGATGCGTCAAGAAGTTGATCAAATGGATTCGGCAACATTCCGCAAACAGCGTGTAAGTATTTTAGCAGGACTGACCCGCTTGCGCCAAATCTGTGATGATCCTCGATTATTCATGGAAGGCTACGAAGGCGGCTCAGGTAAATTAGATCAGGTCAAGGATCTGATCCATGCGGCCAAAGAAAATGGTCGACGTGTCTTATTGTTCTCACAATTTACCAGTATGCTCTCAATTATCGAAAAAGAATTTGCCGAAGAAGGAATCAGCAGCTTCTACTTGCGAGGCAGTACGAAAGTTTCTGATCGTTTGACCATGGTCGATGCATTTAACTCAGGTGAGAAAGACGTCTTCTTGATTTCATTAAAAGCAGGAGGCACTGGTCTAAACCTAACAGGTGCAGATACGGTCATATTATACGATCTCTGGTGGAATCCTGCTGTAGAGGAACAAGCAGCTGGACGCGCGCATCGAATCGGACAGAAGAAAGTGGTCGAAGTCTGGCGAATGATAGCTGAGGGGACGATTGAGGAACGAATGAATCAGTTGCAGCAAGAAAAACGTGAACTGTTCCAAAAAGTGATCCAAGGCAATGAAGAACAAACAAGCAAACTTACAGAAGAAGATATTCGGATGATTTTAAGTTTGGGTGAATAAAAAAAAGTTTGCAGTGCGTTAGCGCTGCAAACTTTTTTTGTTCATAAGGGCTTGGCTTAATTCGTTAAAACTCCGCAGTTCCTTTTCAAAAATAGGGAGTTGATTCTTAGGTATTTCACGTCTCTGATGATTGAACCACCAAACAGACCATCCCGCAGCTTTAGCGCCGAGAACATCGTTATCAAAACTATCGCCAACATATAGAAGCGATTCAGGTGATAGATTCAAAGCAGCTTCCATCAGCTTGAAAATACCGGGATCCGGCTTTTGAATTTGAACACCATCAGAAATTAGAATATGTTTCTGGTCAATCCAGCGAGGGATGTTCAATGCGCGAATCTTATCATTTTGGCGTTCGACAGGACCGTTGGTGATAAGTCCAATAGGAATTTCTGACTGATTCAAATAGTCGAGTGCCTCCGTTATTTCATAAGGAAGAGCAATGTTCTTTAAAGCGTGATCATAGTTTTCTTGAAAAGTATGAATTTCTGAGTCAGTCGGGAGGTAACCGAAGTCAGCCAGAGCAAGTCGAATGCGTTCATAGCGCATTTTCACAAGCGTCCATTCCCCCGTAATTGATTTCATATAATGCAAATCACTGTAATAGCGAAACCGGATAAAAAGATCATTCATTTTACTGGCTGGAAACGATGGGAATAGGCTTTTGATCGCCTCTGCGAAAGGTGACTGCTGTTCGTATAAAGTGTCATCTAGGTCAAATACGATACCTTGGATCATTTTCTCACTCCTAATAGTTTGTACCTCTATTATAGCAAATAATAAATTCTTAACAGTTCTGAGCAAAAAAATAGAAACTTAAGAGAATTCTTGTTATGTTATCAATGCATCAAAATGGATGAAAAAACATAGACCGCCATCAATCAAAAATATTCATGCAGAAAAAAATAATGATTGAAATGGGAAGAAAGTGCGGAATTTTAAGGTCTACCAATTTTTGAAAACTCCATAAAATTTTTGATTTATTTCGACTATTTGGAAGCTGTATCTATTGTTTAACCGCAAAATAGTAAAAAAATTTGATACAGAAAAATTACTCACAGCACAAAATAAAATAACTATAAAATAATAACTGCTGTACTTTATTAGCTGAAGTTTTTTAAAATCATTCTAAAAAAGCCTTGTTATATAAAGTTTTATAAACACAAATTTACTTTATAAAAATATTGTTTTTTAATTTTTCTAAGATAAAAAAAATTTTTTAAAAGAATAAAATTTGATTTTATTTAAAAATGGCGCTTATTATGTTACAGATTTCGCAACTGTTATAGCACTGTTTGAAATGAGAGATACGCCATTGTTTTCTCATATTGACAAATGGGAAGTGTCGTGACTCCTTGTATAACGGAAGCCTAAATTAAATAACGTTAATATTTGTAAAAAAAAAGACAATGTCCTCTTTTTTTTGTTACCTTTTTTTTGTATAATAGAAACAGATAGCAGGAAGTACTGATTATCTGTTACAAAAATTGAGAGTCAAGAAAAGGAGTGATATGCATGTTAACACTATATACTTCCCCTAGTTGTACATCATGTCGGAAAGCACGTGCTTGGCTACAGGAACATGAGATTCCTTATGTTGAACGAAATATCTTTTCTGAGCCATTGAACATTGATGAGTTGAAGGCCATTTTACAAATGACTGAAGATGGGACTGAAGAAATCATTTCAACCCGTTCGAAAGTTTTCCAAAAGTTGAACATGGATTTAGATGAGTTGTCACTGAAGGAATTGTTGGATTTAGTGAGAGACAATCCTGGATTATTACGTCGTCCGATCATGATCGATGAGAAACGTTTGCAAGTAGGATTTAATGAAGATGAAATTCGTCGATTCCTACCGCGTGATGTTCGCCAATATGAATTACGTCAAGCCCAATTAATGGCTGGATTATAGAATAAATACCTCGCGGTTGCGAGGTGTTTTTTTGATTCTCTTTTTTTCTAAGGGGAAAATTTCTTGAGTGCACAGCCTTTATAAATGAGTGTTTCCTCTTTTGTTTATAGGAATTTAATAAAATTCGATGGCTTTCTTTACTTTTAACCGGAATCAGTTACAATGAACATATAATCTATCTTTAAAGTGAGGTGTGCCAAGATGGAGATGGAACACATCAATGAAAATACGATCCGAGTCATTATTGAGAATGAAGATCTAGCGGAGCGCGGTATTACTTTCTTAGATCTACTAGGAAATCATCGAGAAATCGAATCCTTCTTTTACAGTATTTTAGAAGAAGTAGATATCGAAGATGAGTTTAAAAGTAGTGAAGCGGTAACGTTTCAGGTCCTTCCGAAAAATGACGGATTGGAACTATTTATTAGTAAAAACTTGACACCAGAAGACATCAACAAGATGAACAATTCGACAGAGTTCGAAACGAATGATTTTGACCAACTGATTCGTCAACAAATTTTAGCAAACTCTGAAAGCCTTGAAGAGGACGAAGTAACAAGCCGCTTACGGGTTTTTCAGTTGAATAGTTTTGAGGATATGATTGAATTAGCAAGTTATCACTTTTTAGATGAAGCTTGGTGTGATTTATATCTGTTGAACGAGACTTATTATTTACAAGTCTACTTTGATCCTGAAATTTTCGGTGAGTTTGGTTTATCAGACGTGATTGCTGAAGTTTTGGAATATGCGCAAGATTCTTCTGTGTCGACAGAAATGTTAGAAGAATATGGGAAGCTTTTGATGCATCGTGAAGCGATTGAAATTACCCGTGCTCATTTTAATTAAATAGTTTGATATTACAGCCTTCGTTCGTTTGAACGAGGGCTTTTTTTGATTTTCAGTATATTTGTCGAATGGAATAAACGCTTCTACAAAAAATGGGCAGGTTTGAATGCAATTGCGTATCTTTTTTTGAGGTGATGAGAATGATATTTGCTTATACTGAAAAAAAAGAGATGGTACAAGCTTCGGAAGTTGAAAAGAAACAACATGTTTTTTGTCCGGATTGTGGTGAAGGATTGATTCGAAAGGCAGGTCAAATCAAGATTCCTCATTTCGCTCATGGAAGACACTCGGAGTGTCATGGCTTAAGTGAAGGAGAGACACCGGAACATCTGGGAGCAAAATGGTTTTTTCATGAATGGGGAAATCACTTTGACGAAACGTGGCAGTTGGAAACGCCATTACCAGATCTACCGCAACGTCCAGACCTGCTCCATGAACGTATTGCGGTGGAAATTCAATGCTCCCCGTTGAAAAGCACGCGCTTAGAAGAACGTATCCACGGGTACCGGGACAAAAACTATCAGGATTGGTGGTTATTAGGAAAAAAACTTTGGCCAAAAGAAAAATTTACGGTATTGCAAAAACAGTTTTGTTCCTTCGATAAAGAACGAGGGGTTCATTTATGGCTGTTAGGAGATAATCAAATTCGATTGCTTTATCATATCCACGAAATCGATGAGGTGATTTATTCAGAAGAGCGGTGGTCGGAGACTTCCCACCCGTTAAAAGAAATTTATCATTCCTGTGTTGCAAAACGTCCGCCCCATCTTTATCTAACTAGTGAAAGTATCAGTCAAAGAAAACAGGAATTGAGTCTCAAGCTTGTTCAAAGCAATCCCAGAGTCCGAGCGTTGCAAGAATATCTTTATAGTGAGCGTAGACATTTGTTGTATTTGCCTAATTGGGTATATTTTCCCAGCCGCTATTCTTTTTTCTATCAGGAAGATCTTCTTGTATTTCGCTACTTGTTTCAAAAGGAAGCTAAGAACGCTTCCCGAATCTTTCAGAAATTTTTGGAATTCCGTCAAGAGAATCAGAAAGAATGGCTGTTTTATAGAATTGACCAGCGCGAAATTTTAGAGAGAATGTATCTTGAGGCTATTTTTTGTCAAAGAAAGGCTAAAGTTTTATCCCCCTAGCAGTTTTCCAAATTACTTTTTTCTAAATTGTGGTAAGATTGAGGATGAAAAATACAATCGATTATCCTTTACTTTTACGTAGTAAAACGACTGAAGTGTAAAGATAAACGTTCATACATGCTGCTTTTTTCTAATGGAAAAAGTACGAAAATAGAGTTAGGAGTGTAGTTATGAGTGAGGCAAAGCAATTACCAACGCGTCAAGAAGTATCAGCGGAGTTGACTTGGGATTTAACCAAAATCTTTGTTGATGCTGCTGCTTTTGAGAAAAAATTTCAAGATTTAGCGAATGAATTGACCGAAGTAAACAAGATCAAGGGAAGTCTAAATCAAGGAGCAACAGAATTTTTAATGGCGATTGACTATATTTTGGATATTTATCGCAAAGCGGAGGTCATTTATGTCTATGCTCATTTGAAAAACGATGAAGACACGGCTAATACGACCAACCAAGCACTTTACGCCAGAGCATCTAGTCTGATCGCGCAGGTCAGTGAAGCGGTTAGCTGGTTTGAACCGGAAATGTTGCAGCTTTCGGATCAAGAAATTTGGGCTTTCTTTGAAGCTGAACCAAAACTTGAGTTGTACCGTCACTTTGTTGAACAAATCATCTCAGAAAGAGCCCACGTTTTACCTGCTGAGCAAGAAGCCTTGTTAGCTGGAGCCAGTGAGATTTTTAGCAGTTCAGCGGATACTTTTTCAATTATGAACAACGCGGATCTGAAATTCCCAGTTGTAAAAAATGAAGAAGGGGAAAATGTTCAATTGACTCATGGGGTCTATGGACAGTTACTAGAAAGTACGGATCGCACAGTTCGCGAGGAGGCATTCAAGGCCTTATATTCCGTTTATCATCAATTTCGAAATACGCTGGCAACAACATTGAGCACGCATGTAAAAGGGCATAATTATAAAGCAAAAGTACGCGGTTATACGTCTGCCCGCCAAGCCGCATTG
It encodes the following:
- a CDS encoding DEAD/DEAH box helicase, which produces MRWSIPEKVIERGRTYLKEGRVLSVEADPARRVWHGEVLGSELYLVDLDGSGKENDICACPYWEEHGYCKHTVAVELYLREKGLSRVIKPESVLPKKMESSVSFADLLNQGFSRLEKEAEPLRSLFVEFVVEAIPTNPYHPELDVLAVSLRIGSNLNKRSYIVKNLYEFLHAYQTDSVYTVNKQYRFQIEAGAFDPKCRDLIEDLVGISETYQLLGKAGLQVKGKLDKRYLLLPVHRMQELLKEMEVTGNLTINLGDKTYSEVHEGQELPLTFTLEKRGENDFGLTVEDGFTNYYSNYFLGFVENSYYLMTHEQQDTYITLKQLMKRLKEPVIGYEQRQLSQLFTDVFPYLRKIGRVIVLDEVAEIMKEEPLRAVVIFRKIKGMIKTEVEFHYGNAYFSTNETHQPKLPNNVEILRDRKKEKQLLDLFDTYRYQKIDTGFEKKLPVKDNLYYFFKVEVEEFRKYAEVRMGKKLRQLFLDGEEYQPTIEVDQAGSWLDIKFDVTGIKDNEIDHVLNSLLRKDRFYTLDNGEVLSFDSEAFQQTSEMIGQLRDKISAKDGLIRLPKSQGIMLEQRLKDNPQAQFSESFTAMVQDLTHPEEYQVAMPDNLQATLRPYQESGFRWLKMLSDYGFGGILADEMGLGKTIQVITFLLAEKEQHPIKAVIVTPASLVYNWQAEIRKFAPTLDSIVVSGNRGEREQLLGEAKEIVITSYASLRQDIDLHEKNGYQYMILDEAQMVKNASTKTSSALRNLSIPHQFALSGTPIENNLEELWSLFQTVMPGFFPPIGRFRQMAVPEIAKMIKPFVLRRDKDTVLQELPERIESNVLSSLTEEQKTVYLAYLKRMRQEVDQMDSATFRKQRVSILAGLTRLRQICDDPRLFMEGYEGGSGKLDQVKDLIHAAKENGRRVLLFSQFTSMLSIIEKEFAEEGISSFYLRGSTKVSDRLTMVDAFNSGEKDVFLISLKAGGTGLNLTGADTVILYDLWWNPAVEEQAAGRAHRIGQKKVVEVWRMIAEGTIEERMNQLQQEKRELFQKVIQGNEEQTSKLTEEDIRMILSLGE
- a CDS encoding HAD family hydrolase; this translates as MIQGIVFDLDDTLYEQQSPFAEAIKSLFPSFPASKMNDLFIRFRYYSDLHYMKSITGEWTLVKMRYERIRLALADFGYLPTDSEIHTFQENYDHALKNIALPYEITEALDYLNQSEIPIGLITNGPVERQNDKIRALNIPRWIDQKHILISDGVQIQKPDPGIFKLMEAALNLSPESLLYVGDSFDNDVLGAKAAGWSVWWFNHQRREIPKNQLPIFEKELRSFNELSQALMNKKSLQR
- the spxA gene encoding transcriptional regulator SpxA, with the protein product MLTLYTSPSCTSCRKARAWLQEHEIPYVERNIFSEPLNIDELKAILQMTEDGTEEIISTRSKVFQKLNMDLDELSLKELLDLVRDNPGLLRRPIMIDEKRLQVGFNEDEIRRFLPRDVRQYELRQAQLMAGL
- a CDS encoding adaptor protein MecA; translated protein: MEMEHINENTIRVIIENEDLAERGITFLDLLGNHREIESFFYSILEEVDIEDEFKSSEAVTFQVLPKNDGLELFISKNLTPEDINKMNNSTEFETNDFDQLIRQQILANSESLEEDEVTSRLRVFQLNSFEDMIELASYHFLDEAWCDLYLLNETYYLQVYFDPEIFGEFGLSDVIAEVLEYAQDSSVSTEMLEEYGKLLMHREAIEITRAHFN
- a CDS encoding competence protein CoiA; translated protein: MRMIFAYTEKKEMVQASEVEKKQHVFCPDCGEGLIRKAGQIKIPHFAHGRHSECHGLSEGETPEHLGAKWFFHEWGNHFDETWQLETPLPDLPQRPDLLHERIAVEIQCSPLKSTRLEERIHGYRDKNYQDWWLLGKKLWPKEKFTVLQKQFCSFDKERGVHLWLLGDNQIRLLYHIHEIDEVIYSEERWSETSHPLKEIYHSCVAKRPPHLYLTSESISQRKQELSLKLVQSNPRVRALQEYLYSERRHLLYLPNWVYFPSRYSFFYQEDLLVFRYLFQKEAKNASRIFQKFLEFRQENQKEWLFYRIDQREILERMYLEAIFCQRKAKVLSP